One Chroicocephalus ridibundus chromosome 22, bChrRid1.1, whole genome shotgun sequence DNA window includes the following coding sequences:
- the DDA1 gene encoding DET1- and DDB1-associated protein 1, whose amino-acid sequence MADFLKGLPVYNKSNFSRFHADSVCKASNRRPSVYLPTREYPSEQIIVTEKTNILLRYLHQQWDKKNAAKKRDQEQVEIEGENSAPPRKIARTDSQDMNEDT is encoded by the exons GCAGATTTTTTGAAAGGATTACCGGTCTACAACAAAAGCAACTTCAGCAGATTCCATGCGGATTCTGTATGTAAAGCATCG AATAGACGACCATCGGTATATCTTCCCACGAGAGAATATCCATCTGAACAAA tcatagtaacagaaaaaacaaatatacTTTTGCGTTATTTACATCAGCAGTGGGACAAAAAG AATGCAGCAAAGAAGAGAGATCAAGAGCAAGTGGAAATAGAAGGTGAGAATTCGGCGCCACCACGGAAAATCGCTCGGACAGACAGCCAGGATATGAACGAGGACACTTAA